The genomic region CCAAGTTAAGAACGTCTACAATTTGGACGAATTGTCGCTGGAAAATCTAGTCTCActaataaatgtgtataaatattactCAGAAAATCTCCCAAAAAAACTCGTTCAGTTACTCTTCGATCTCGTGGTTAAGGACTTGAACGTCGGCGTCAAGCACGAAAATTTGAACAAAATTTTTCGTAAAATGACTAAGGTTGTGGATTCATATGTTTCTAAAGATTGGAACAACCAGCCAAAACCACAAAATTTTCTGTTTCGTCAACTAATACAGAAGGTAACTgagtaaataatttttaagtttttaaattttgaacaCTTGATCATAATGATTATAGAAGAGCAAGAGTGAGATGATAAACAGGAATTTATTGGAGAATGAGTTGAATAGAGTTGAAAGATCATTTGAAAGATTATTGAGTGAAATTTACACCAAGTTTGTTGACTCCCAGTCTGCCAATGTTAGTGAGTATTTTAAAAGTAACATGACCAGTGATATCCGATATAACAATAACATGATATACCTAAAGAAAATAACCGGCAAAGTCAACCATGTGAATTTGAATACCACACAGGTAGTTAATAGTTTTTACATTCCTTTAGGTTGTTGAAGATAAAAAGTTGATTAGTTGCTATGTAAGTGATCAAGTAAATTTAAGGCTGCTGGAGTATATAAACGAGTGCCAGGTCCTAGATCATAAAGTTTCCGAAGTCATCTCAAAGTTACAAAAGTCACTTAATCCCTACAAACAACTAATTCAAATAGTTTTACACTTTGTGGTAACACTTCAGGTATTTCATAGACAAATATATGATTTTTAGAGTTTTTATGAGCATGTTACCCATGctattttaaatcaatgGGCCCTAGTTGAGCCCAAAGGATTAGATGTGGATATATCATTAAGTTCaattttaagtaatttGGGCCTATACTGTCCTTCCAAACATGATTCGTGCTCTGTTGATACCAacagtaattttaatattgagAATAAAGAGGTACGTGAAAAAAAGATTAATAGGGCCTTGAAAAGGTTAGATCCAAAACTCGTTGATAGAGTGAAGATGTTAATAAACCATTTATATAATCTCACAAGCTTTAACATTGAGCGTGACTTTGTGCATTTATCCTATGATAACTTGCCTCCTCCGAGCTTTACAAACTCTCCAATATTgtacattttaatttttaataccAGTTCATCAGCAATGGACTTTCAGGATACACCTGAAGATGAAAAGGTTGACAGCTTGTTAGTTTATGTTGGTGAAACTGGCGATATTCTTAGTAGATTGCAAAGACATAGAAGTAAAAAAAGTGTTCATTTGAGTGACTATTTTCAGGAACAATTCATCAATTATAATCAAgaattaaacaattatctacaatatatatatatgaaAAATGCAGGTGATAATGGTAATAAGAGTGATATTGTCAATAAGAGTGGGTTGATGgtagaatttaataaaatggaAGCAATATTGGTAAAATTGAAAAGCAGAAGAGAATGTAAAGAAGCCGAGAAGAAAATGATACAATTCACATACAAATACCCGGATCTATTCATAACGCTGTCGAAACGTGATGGACAACAACACCATATACCATACGTAGACTAATGTGTAGTAAATCTAACAcataaattgaaaaatgttaaaGATTAGATAAAAgtgattttttaattaacttGTCGAAATCTGTGGAGTCGATTCTAGAACCCACAACATAGGTAGGGTTTACGATAATCAAGTTGGTCAGAATATCAATGTAAATAAACTTGAGAGTGTCCTCTAAACTTGGAACATCGCACGAAGTAAAGCATACTAATTTGTAACCtaattgaatatatataattggtAGAGTGAGATTAaatatagaatataaaagttaGAAGAATAGAGTTTAACCTGTGATTGTCTCgaaataatgtattttatattcatgTGTAGTACAAGAGTTGAAATAAGAGGTAGATAAACCTTTGAAGCCGTTAATCTCATTGATTTCACAAATAGTTTTACTAAATGATTTTAGACCATTCAGAAAGCCAATCAATAACTTCTCATAAGTCTTGTATCCATCGACATCTGAGGAATTATGAGATGTGGTGGAATGtgttaaattttcaatggcgttttttacattattattatataaatttgaataaattaatttaaaccggtaaaatatgtaaaaacTATAAATTTCAACCATCTAGAGagataaaaatacaaagTAAATCAGATTTCAAACCCCCATCTCAACAAAGATGAACAAATCCAAAGAACATGAAGTATAAGGAGGTAACCGATGATCTGTATTTTTCTTTCGAgtattttatgttttcaAACTTGACAAAGATCATAACaaacaataaaaaatgCCAAGTATGTAACATAAGCACTTCCATTGCctttatttacaaaaatataacCTTTTATGCCCATTCTGAGTGTTTATCTTTACATTTTTTTCATCagttttttaatttaatcaatGAATCTCAAAATAAAGGGATTAATGACACCCAATTGGATAGTTCGTTGGGATCTTCCAGAAGCAATAGAGGCTTGGTACCCTCTACAAACTCCGTAAACGAAATTACATTAAATGGTAAACAGAATGACTCAAATTTGAACACATCTGGCGATTCTAAAACCAAAAATACACAAAATGGTCTATGCACAGATGAGAAAAGGTATGGAAAAGTAAGCCTGCACATCCTATATGATGCCAAGATAAGTATGGAAGGTGAAGAGAAAATATGCTATTCATGCGGAGGAACGGATGTTTACTTCAAATGCCTAGTGAAAAACTGCAAAAACTATATGCACTTCAATTGTTCAGGAAACGGCTACATCATCATTTACTCAAATTACTCGCAATTTAACCCACAATACATGACAAATGGAAGTGAATCAGGACTAACAAGTAGACAGATGCAGAACAGTAAGGAGAAATTGATTAGTTACCGATTTCTGCTCTGTTATAATCACGTAAAGAATGAAATCATTGCACATATCAAGCAACTCTTTTTGAACCAGCTGTACAATATCACTGAGTTCAACGTGCAGAATCACATCCACAAACCAACAATTAAACCGGCAACGAACAAGAAACAGAATAAGTTTAACGCTGTTTCAGTCCAAAGCACAACCACAAGTTCATTTGCCCCAGGATCCAGCCCTGTCACCGGCTCTGCACCTCATCCACCAAGACCACACCCGGTTGGATTGAGCACGAATGTGGCTAtaaataacataatttatGAGTACAACATTTATAAAAAGTCGAACATAATCAAGAACAATAAGCCGATTAACATTAACCATTTCAACATTCTCTTCATCCCAATCTATACACATCGCAACACAAATACACAGACAACACAAATACTAAATTCCAACATATCGAACACTTCTGATTCATACACTTCAAACAAACATTTGTCAAGCGCCCATGGTGCTCCATATACACCGCAACCTGAAGAATGTTATTCGGATATAATTGAGGATTTAAAGTCGCTCCTGAACGCAGAAAATGGATCGATGCTCAACGTCAACGAGTTAAAAAAGTTGGTTATTAACTCAGAGTATGGACTGCAGAACATTGTGAATGTTATAAGGCAGCTTCTATACCCAAACACAGCCCCAAAGCTGCCACCTCAGTATTCTGGAACCAACACTCTACTGGAGGACAAAATATACAACCTTGTGTATAAAAAACCGAAGTTCGTATTACTCAAACTCTATAACAAGTACATTTGGATgtcaattattaaactgtacaataataaatataaatttgaaaagcATGTTATCCTTCACTATTTGTCAATAAGCCAAATGGAGTACATTTACCTCAAGTACATAGTAAATTCAATTTACTTCTTCAATACACATACGCTAAATCCAATTAATGGGTTAAACGGCGATAATATAACCAATGGCTCTGGCGTCAGTACAACTAATCCCGCCAACAGATCAGGATCAAACAGTAATATCTTGTTCATGTATACTAGAAAGTCTGAAAATGACACAATTCACGAAGATATGGAAGAAGAAGGAAATAGCAGAATTGTAAGCCTGTACGGTTATAACT from Theileria annulata chromosome 1, complete sequence, *** SEQUENCING IN PROGRESS *** harbors:
- a CDS encoding uncharacterized protein (Tap349e08.q2ks7.C.cand.104 - score = 80.26); amino-acid sequence: MFLRIVKRAPSHALKCKLLFKKYLHISVGLSNEKILENQSLLLNDSVLKIKNKNAKKMLEVLSLRNPYVGNNKVNFLSQFIKSEKKIYPNNIILLRNGLKYESFDTDSVLLVEHCDLEFLAETAHVEFPVTELEKIVNKLLDAGIDVNVYDELVNGSIFTNENKSLYLNRIFYSKKLMDNEVEKEKNNFGEIESINESEGLEITTEAISKSDNKIVGLGYDEDGYSISVVDLKGEVSIYRNLNEICVEDYLNKLNNRIIILQDGSAKIKSVFKNLPNVLHYHIMQGGCVGDAFHTSVLQEIMTRINMKINFKVNIVNLRSLETGRFNYLDNRVINKLGNFHEQIVPNNSPSYVKRYFKRLLYRYPEEFSGTIREINKILSNLTVSIIQVKNVYNLDELSLENLVSLINVYKYYSENLPKKLVQLLFDLVVKDLNVGVKHENLNKIFRKMTKVVDSYVSKDWNNQPKPQNFLFRQLIQKKSKSEMINRNLLENELNRVERSFERLLSEIYTKFVDSQSANVSEYFKSNMTSDIRYNNNMIYLKKITGKVNHVNLNTTQVVEDKKLISCYVSDQVNLRLLEYINECQVLDHKVSEVISKLQKSLNPYKQLIQIVLHFVVTLQSFYEHVTHAILNQWALVEPKGLDVDISLSSILSNLGLYCPSKHDSCSVDTNSNFNIENKEVREKKINRALKRLDPKLVDRVKMLINHLYNLTSFNIERDFVHLSYDNLPPPSFTNSPILYILIFNTSSSAMDFQDTPEDEKVDSLLVYVGETGDILSRLQRHRSKKSVHLSDYFQEQFINYNQELNNYLQYIYMKNAGDNGNKSDIVNKSGLMVEFNKMEAILVKLKSRRECKEAEKKMIQFTYKYPDLFITLSKRDGQQHHIPYVD
- a CDS encoding uncharacterized protein (Tap349e08.q2ks7.cand.15 - score = 7.72) yields the protein MVEIYSFYIFYRFKLIYSNLYNNNVKNAIENLTHSTTSHNSSDVDGYKTYEKLLIGFLNGLKSFSKTICEINEINGFKGLSTSYFNSCTTHEYKIHYFETITGYKLVCFTSCDVPSLEDTLKFIYIDILTNLIIVNPTYVVGSRIDSTDFDKLIKKSLLSNL